TTTTATATTACATTCTTCCACGGAAACCTACTTTCTCAAATATTTACTAAGGATGAAGCTGTTATCTTAGCATCTTGGGACTATATGAAATCTTATGGAATTGATTGCTTATTTACCGCAATAATGTTTTGTATGGTTGGATATTTTAATGGTTGTGGAAAAACAACTTTTGTTATGATACAAGGTATAGTAGGTGCATTTTGCGTAAGGATACCTGTATCTTATCTTATGAGTAAACTAGAGCCAGTATCTTTATTTAAAGTTGGTCTAGCAACACCAGCATCTACTTTTGTTCAGATTATATTATGTGTATCTTTCTTTGTATTCTTATCTAAGAAATCAGCTAAGGAAGATGAATCTATAGATAATTATGAAGAAATACAAGCTTTATAAAGTTTATAATTTAATAATATAGTTGTTTTATAAAAATAACTGTACCTTTTTGAGTTACAATATATTAAGGTACAGTTATTTATTTTAATTATATATGTTTTAATTAAAATACTTCATTAAATAAAGTTATCATTTTGTATTGTTTAAAAGTACCATAAATAATAAAAGTATTTTATAATGTAGAATTATTATTAAAGAGTATGCAATACATCTATTTATTTTTAAATCTTATACAAATTAATATATTGTATTACTTATCTTAATAATGAAATTTAATTTATTATACAGCTTTTTATTGACAAAATAATTCTCTAATATTTTCAATAATTATAATTTAAGTAATACATCAAATTAAACTATGTGTATATTATTTATATGCTATCTAATAATTCTTGATATATTTCTTCATCTATCATTATAGTTAAATAGTCACCACATATTATTTCAGTATCTCCATTAGGTATTAACTCACTATCTCCTCTTAATATGGACACAACTAAGCAATTTTTAGGCCATTTAATATCCTTTATATATTTTCCAACTAATATGCTATCCATACTAACTGCTATCTCTAATAATAATTTTTTTCCTTCTGTTAAATTATCCTTTATAGAGTATTTTTCTAGTATTCGTTCAAGTAAGCTTTCATAAATCGGACTTGATTTTAATATATCTGAAGTTAAATGAGATATGATAACAACAATTCCTAGGGCTAATAAATGATTTAATGAACCTGTCATTTCAGATATTAATATTATAGCGGTTATTGGAGCTTTTACTATAGATGCAAAATGTCCTGCCATGGCTAAGATTATAAAATTTATAAGATATGTATTGTCTATTCCAAAATAAGTTGTAAATAAAAGTCCGACTAAATTCCCTACTAATGCACCTAAAACTAAAAGCGGAAAAAATATTCCACCTGGAACCCCAGATCCAAAGCAAATAAATGTAAAAAGAAACTTTACTATTATAAAAGTACATAATACAGTTACTGTAAAGTTTTGCTCTTTAAGGGCTATAATAAGATCATGTCCTCCTCCTAATAGTATGGGAGAAATAAAAGCAACTATTCCTGTAACTACAAATGGTATTATACATTTCATTTCAGTACTTAATTTTGAGTTTTTAAATAAACTTTGAGTTTTTAAGATTCCTTTATTGAAAATTACTCCGCTTATACCTATTATTATTCCTAAAATTATAAGTGTCCAATAATTTTTAAGTGGCAGCGATTCAACTTTCCTAAAATACAAAGATGGTGTTAATCCCAAAAATTGTTCTGATACAAAATCAGCACTTACAGATGCTATCATTGCTGAAGTTAAAACTAAAGGTGAAAAATTTTTGTGTATTTCTTCTAAAGCAAACATAACCCCTGATAATGGTGCATTAAATGCAGCTGATAATCCTGCACTTGCTCCACTAGTTATTAAATATTTTTCTTCATTATCTAAGTTTTTTAATTTTTTTGATACACCTTCTCCTATACAAGCTCCCATTTGAACTGAAGGTCCTTCTCTTCCCACAGATAGCCCTGCACATAAACAAATAAGGCTTCCTACAAACTTATAAAATAATACACTAAACCAATTTATTTTTAATTTTCTAATTAATATACCTTCTACCTGAGGTATACCACTTCCACTTATCATAGGTTGCTTTTTTAAACAT
The Romboutsia ilealis genome window above contains:
- a CDS encoding ClC family H(+)/Cl(-) exchange transporter codes for the protein MEKHKVFKMLKRSQNLKYRLIVNSLIVGILVGLTIVAHRIIISKLSPIFLNIYKKGRYNLIIIPLIFFILILLGYIVGKCLKKQPMISGSGIPQVEGILIRKLKINWFSVLFYKFVGSLICLCAGLSVGREGPSVQMGACIGEGVSKKLKNLDNEEKYLITSGASAGLSAAFNAPLSGVMFALEEIHKNFSPLVLTSAMIASVSADFVSEQFLGLTPSLYFRKVESLPLKNYWTLIILGIIIGISGVIFNKGILKTQSLFKNSKLSTEMKCIIPFVVTGIVAFISPILLGGGHDLIIALKEQNFTVTVLCTFIIVKFLFTFICFGSGVPGGIFFPLLVLGALVGNLVGLLFTTYFGIDNTYLINFIILAMAGHFASIVKAPITAIILISEMTGSLNHLLALGIVVIISHLTSDILKSSPIYESLLERILEKYSIKDNLTEGKKLLLEIAVSMDSILVGKYIKDIKWPKNCLVVSILRGDSELIPNGDTEIICGDYLTIMIDEEIYQELLDSI